A region of Drosophila suzukii chromosome 2L, CBGP_Dsuzu_IsoJpt1.0, whole genome shotgun sequence DNA encodes the following proteins:
- the LOC108020370 gene encoding neuroguidin isoform X2, with translation MVQALDYDCDVQGQDIPQAIQLLGEMNSNVKQVTDLVEGMLQRVKRGELTTEYGLSFLEVKYHMLLDYLINLTYVVLRKCSGETIEGDPSIERLIEIRTVLEKIRPIDHKLRYQIDKLVKTATTGVSSSTDPILYKPNPDDMMSSAAGAGRNGDDDAEDGSDGDDDDDDDDEEDDEDEAGAAKMPRKAATAGKSGVYVPPRIKPVYYDGDERDADKEKKALDRAKKRAITSSMLQDLKEEYLDAPTEISSGSRAQQLLSNAQKEKQEYEETYLMRLPVTKAEKHRQRKLTTLGTLGDEILGEISRESALRGDGSKKRKLAKGKGKGKKRGGKKRKFH, from the exons GCTCTCGACTACGACTGTGATGTGCAGGGCCAGGACATCCCGCAGGCCATCCAGCTGCTTGGCGAGATGAACAGCAATGTGAAACAGGTGACGGATCTGGTGGAGGGTATGCTGCAGCGGGTCAAGCGAGGTGAACTGACCACGGAGTACGGTCTGAGCTTCCTGGAGGTCAAGTACCACATGTTGCTCGACTACTTGATCAATCTAACCTACGTGGTACTGCGCAAATGCTCCGGCGAGACCATTGAGGGTGATCCCTCCATCGAGCGTCTGATTGAGATTCGCACAGTGCTGGAGAAGATTCGACCTATAGATCACAAGCTGCGCTACCAGATCGACAAGCTGGTGAAGACAGCCACCACAGGCGTGTCTAGCAGTACAGATCCCATACTTTATAAGCCCAATCCAGATGATATGATGAGCAGTGCAGCCGGAGCAGGTCGCAATGGGGATGATGATGCGGAAGATGGCAGCGATGGggatgatgacgatgatgatgatgatgaggagGACGATGAGGATGAGGCCGGAGCAGCGAAAATGCCACGCAAGGCGGCCACAGCCGGGAAATCCGGAGTGTATGTTCCGCCGCGCATAAAACCAGTTTACTACGATGGCGATGAACGCGATGCCGACAAGGAGAAGAAGGCCCTGGACCGGGCCAAGAAACGGGCCATTAC GTCTTCCATGTTGCAGGACCTGAAGGAGGAATACTTGGATGCCCCAACTGAGATATCGTCGGGATCGAGGGCTCAGCAGCTGCTGTCAAATGCACAGAAGGAGAAACAGGAGTACGAGGAGACCTACTTGATGCGTCTGCCGGTGACCAAGGCGGAGAAGCATCGTCAGCGTAAACTGACCACGTTGG GCACACTTGGCGATGAAATCCTCGGGGAGATTAGTCGGGAATCAGCCCTGCGCGGCGATGGAAGCAAAAAGCGCAAACTGGCCAAGGGAAAAGGCAAAGGAAAGAAACGCGGCGGTAAAAAGCGAAAGTTCCATTAA
- the LOC108020370 gene encoding neuroguidin isoform X1: MVQVCERHFYNDYYSAALDYDCDVQGQDIPQAIQLLGEMNSNVKQVTDLVEGMLQRVKRGELTTEYGLSFLEVKYHMLLDYLINLTYVVLRKCSGETIEGDPSIERLIEIRTVLEKIRPIDHKLRYQIDKLVKTATTGVSSSTDPILYKPNPDDMMSSAAGAGRNGDDDAEDGSDGDDDDDDDDEEDDEDEAGAAKMPRKAATAGKSGVYVPPRIKPVYYDGDERDADKEKKALDRAKKRAITSSMLQDLKEEYLDAPTEISSGSRAQQLLSNAQKEKQEYEETYLMRLPVTKAEKHRQRKLTTLGTLGDEILGEISRESALRGDGSKKRKLAKGKGKGKKRGGKKRKFH, encoded by the exons GCTCTCGACTACGACTGTGATGTGCAGGGCCAGGACATCCCGCAGGCCATCCAGCTGCTTGGCGAGATGAACAGCAATGTGAAACAGGTGACGGATCTGGTGGAGGGTATGCTGCAGCGGGTCAAGCGAGGTGAACTGACCACGGAGTACGGTCTGAGCTTCCTGGAGGTCAAGTACCACATGTTGCTCGACTACTTGATCAATCTAACCTACGTGGTACTGCGCAAATGCTCCGGCGAGACCATTGAGGGTGATCCCTCCATCGAGCGTCTGATTGAGATTCGCACAGTGCTGGAGAAGATTCGACCTATAGATCACAAGCTGCGCTACCAGATCGACAAGCTGGTGAAGACAGCCACCACAGGCGTGTCTAGCAGTACAGATCCCATACTTTATAAGCCCAATCCAGATGATATGATGAGCAGTGCAGCCGGAGCAGGTCGCAATGGGGATGATGATGCGGAAGATGGCAGCGATGGggatgatgacgatgatgatgatgatgaggagGACGATGAGGATGAGGCCGGAGCAGCGAAAATGCCACGCAAGGCGGCCACAGCCGGGAAATCCGGAGTGTATGTTCCGCCGCGCATAAAACCAGTTTACTACGATGGCGATGAACGCGATGCCGACAAGGAGAAGAAGGCCCTGGACCGGGCCAAGAAACGGGCCATTAC GTCTTCCATGTTGCAGGACCTGAAGGAGGAATACTTGGATGCCCCAACTGAGATATCGTCGGGATCGAGGGCTCAGCAGCTGCTGTCAAATGCACAGAAGGAGAAACAGGAGTACGAGGAGACCTACTTGATGCGTCTGCCGGTGACCAAGGCGGAGAAGCATCGTCAGCGTAAACTGACCACGTTGG GCACACTTGGCGATGAAATCCTCGGGGAGATTAGTCGGGAATCAGCCCTGCGCGGCGATGGAAGCAAAAAGCGCAAACTGGCCAAGGGAAAAGGCAAAGGAAAGAAACGCGGCGGTAAAAAGCGAAAGTTCCATTAA